The DNA segment GCGTCCCAGTTTAATAAAATCGTGATCACATGGGAAAAAAGAATCTATAAGTTCAAGGAATGTCTGTTCGCTCTTCATTTTAGTCTCTTAAGGAGTTAGATCATTTCAATATAGTCGCCGATGATTGTCTTTATACCAAAGCCTGGGAAGTTTATCTTGAATTTATTAGGCTCTGGTTGAGCAATAATTTTGCCTTTGCCAAAGATTTTATGTTTGCAGAATCCCAATTTGACAGTATTTTTTTTGTTTTTCGTGTCCGTATTACTCTCTGTGTGAGTTTGCTGGCGCGTTGTTCCTAACTGTGGATGAGTTTCAGGCCGAGTTCTTTTTTCCATGCCTCCACCGTATGATTCGTTGAGACGTTCAAAAGTCTCATTAGGCAATTCAAGGATAAATGGACTGGGCAATGTAGGGTCAGACATCCCACTGGCTCGATTGTAGACCGAACTTGGCACAAAGAGTTTAAGACAATCTTTTGCACGAGTGCACGCCACATACATCAGCCGACGCTCCTCTTCCAAGTCTTCAGCTCGTTGCATGGCCTTTCGAGATGGAAAGCGATCTTCAACCAAATCTATGATGATCACAGCTTTCCACTCTAGGCCTTTTGCAGAGTGAACAGTTGAAAGGACTACTGAATTCTCTTTGCGTTTCTCGTCCTCGGGATCTCCATTGAGGCTGAGATCTCCCAGAAACTGTTCCATATCAGAATAACTGACTGCAATTTGGCTTAATTGTTCAAGCCCTGCTTGGCGTTTTGGATAATCATCCGGGTATTTTTCAATAAGGATTGGCTGGTAGAAAGACATTATTCGCTCAAGAAGCATGGAGGGTTTCGGTGTCAGTCCTCTCAGGGTATTGAGTTCATTAAAAAGTGCTCGTAAATCTTCATGCTTTTTTGTGATTGTCGTGAGATATTTTGAATCACCAGAGTGCATAGCTTTGTAAATTTTCGCGACAGTTTTGGGGCCTACCCCCTTAATATGGTCCATAGCTCGCTGCCAGGCGAGAAGATCGTGTGGATTAAGAACGAGTCTGAGGTAGGAAAGAACATCTTTGACATGGGCTGCCTCATGGAAGCGAATACCACCAAATTTTTGATAATCAATGCCTATTCTGGTCAATGCCACTTCAAGTGGAAAAGATTGGTACCCTGCACGAAAAAGAACTGCGATTTCATGTAACATATATTTTCGTTGCAAGGTCAGAATTTGGTCAACAACCAGGCGTGCCTGACTTTGATCACTGAGAGGATAGACCACTTCAGGCAGTTTGTCGCTTTTAAGGTCAGAGTATAGATGTTTGTCGAATTTTGTCGCTGCCCCGGCCAGAATCTCATTTGTCAGGTCAAGAATGGGCTGTACAGATCGATAATTTTTTTCAAGCCGAATAATCTTGGTCCCTTCGAATATTTTGGGAAAATCGAGAATATTGGCTATGTTCGCCCCTCGAAAAGCGTAGATTGACTGGGCGTCATCACCAACGGCCATCACATTGCCCTTACTTCCAGCCAAGTGCTTGACGATTCGAGCCTGAACCAGGTTAGTATCTTGGTATTCATCAACCATGATATAGCGGTAACGTGTTTGAAGTTGGTTTCTGAGTGGGGCATTCTCTTCAAGTAGTTGATCAAGCAAAAAAAGAAGATCATCATAATCCATGAGGGCATGTTCTCGCTTGAATTGTGCATACCCATTGGAAATTTCATTTATATCATCAAGATACGGACTGAGGTGGTAGGCTTCCCGTTCCATGATGATTTCTATGGGAAGCTCTTTATTTCTGGATTTGGTGATCATATCCAGTAAGGTGCTCTTCCTGGGGTATGAACGGTCTCCTTTGCCGAGTTTGAAAACATCTTTAACTTCCTTGCAGATATTTTCGCTGTCAGCTCTATCCATTAGGGTAAACCCATTGTTGAAACCGATATCGGCAGCGTTGCGCCTCAATGTTGCATACGCAAAGGAATGAAATGTTCCGCCACTGGTCCCTGTCAGGGGTCTGCCAAGGATGACTTCAGCTCGGGCAAGCATTTCTTGCGCAGCCTTTTTGGTAAAGGTAAGAAGTAAAATTTGAGCGGGGTCAATGCCGGACTCAACGAGATGCGCCAATCTGTATACAATTGTTCTGGTTTTGCCGGAACCAGCTCCGGCAATAACCAGTACCGGGCCCTCTGTGGTTTGTACGGCTTCCCGTTGTGCATCATTCAATTCAGTTTCAAAATCAATGCTCATTGATCAACTATCCGCAATGTTGAAATATTCAAGTATGGTTTGTCCCGTGTCGCGCATTCGGGCCGGTTTTGAGCCTTGGCTGTCGTAGAAGATAGCTCCTTCAACCGTGTGTGTTCCTGTTCTGCCATGGAACCCGAAAAGATTGGTTCTGTCGAATTTTGCCTTAAGATCAAAACCTGGATACGCTTGGCAGATCAAGTCTGGAACCTCTGCAGACTGTGTTCCTGGATAAAGTTCAGGGCCCATATGAACATCAGCCATTACTTTCTCTCCGTTCAAAGTCAAATCGAGCAGACCTTTCCTGATGACTCGTATCAAGTCTTTTTTTTCTGAGGGCATTACCTGACCTCGAGCAAATCGATTCTTCTGGTGAATGTATATCCGACCTGGATCAAGTGCAAAAGCTTTACTTTCGTCCCCTATGACAGTGGCATCCCATTCGTCTTGGGGAGTTCCTTGATATGTCAGGTCTCCGTTTTGAGCCAACCATGTATTGACACACACTTCTGTTTTCAATTCGGTAAAACCATGGTCCGCTAAAACGAGTAAACGCTTCGGGGCGGGGAGGCTGTCATATTTCTTGAGGAAGAGCCCTAATGCATGATCCCATTCGGCGAGAAATTGCATGCATTTGACATGAAGGGGATGGCTTTCCGACAAGACTGCATCCATAAAAAAGTGAAAGAGTCGATCTGTCTCAGTGAAAACATGGACAAAAAGATCCCATGCCAAATCAGGCCACATTAAATCAAGCGCTTTCAGGCGGGAGTGAAGAGTTTGTCTCAATTCACGCAAAAGATATTCCAGATCGGTTGCGCCCCTATTCGTGTCAGCTTCAAGTTTATATTCATAGTCGTGAAGCTTGTCTGCAAGAAAAGGCGGATAAACAGCATCAGGAAGAGAGTGTGCAACAAAACCGGCTACGAGCATGCCCCGTATTGGCTGGGCTGGGTACATATTGGGCAGGTTTATGATTCTTGATATGAAATCATGTTTGCCAAGTGTATCAAAAAGTGTTGGGCATTGAATTTGTCTGCTGTCGGTTATGCTGAGTTCATATGTCTGCGTATTCATGGTAGAGAAACCGAATACTCCATGATCTTCAGGACCTTTTCCTGTAAAAAATGATGTCCAATTCACAGGTGAAAGCTCTGGAATTTCCGCTTTTACTGTGGTTGCTTCGGATGCAATACGACCAATATTGGGTAAGATATGTCCAATTTTTTGGGCAAGCGAAAGCGGCAAGCCGTCAAGCCCAAGGACGACAAGCCGCTTTCTCGATTTTTCTGAAGAAAGAAGTATGGACATGAGATGATCAAGACACGATTGCTTCAAACTTCTTGAGGAAGAACGATGGATTGTAAGAAAGTTTGGCTTTTCTCAGCCCCTCATCTCCCAAGTCCTGCTCTCTATTTACATTGGTAAAGGTATCAGCATCATTTTTGAGAAACATTTGATTAATTGCTTGGTAGACTCCTTTGTGCCGAATATCTCCTTTCTCGAAATGAATGACAATGGAGTCATCGCATAAAGGTTCTGCTACTGTGTACGCAATCACTTTACCATCTACCCGTAAAGTAGCTCCCATAAGCCCTTTTATTTGATCAAAATTGAGCATCACACGAGTAATGGCATGATTCTCGGCTTTGATAGCTTCAGAGGGATTGTTTTCTTCATACCATTTATACCATTCATCTTGCATTTCTAAAACTTCCTCAACGCATTCCGGTCGCATGGATTCATATTGGAAATTAGAGTTTTTAATAAATTGGTTAAGAAGATTTTTCTTTTTATGAAATTTTTTCCCTTTGAGAGCGATTAGTTCTTCAACTGAATAGATGTAATCCCAGTGCCCTCTGTTCTCTGTGAGCTTGATTGCGGAGCCATAGGCTTTTTCCCAGTGATTGGCGAGGGCTTCGGGAACACGGGTGAAACGTTGGGCTTCTTTCATAATTGAGCAGTCAACCCAGGCGTATTTGTCCCAGGGGCCAACAGGGGCCCAGTAAATGACTTCCGGGCGAGTTTGGCGAATGAAGCATAAGTCCTTATGAAATGCCCATTCGAGTCCATAGTGTTCTGCCCATCCAAAAATATTGGCAAAGGAAAAATCACTGGTCATTAGTTGAGGACAGCCAGTCATGGCGATATGGTAATCATCCTGTCTGTCCAAGCTTATGGGGCCAAAATCGAGTGTCATGCAGATTCCTTGTGTGCTGCACTGGTACGATTGCCATTCCGATTTTTAATCATAGCGAATCGTTGCCAGTTCTTGAAGGTGTAAAAATACACCAGGGTCAGGGATTGAACAATTTGGGAGCAGAACATGGCAATCCAGATTCCTTCGGCATCTTGCATCCAAAGGTGTCCCAACCCGTAAGCGAGTGGGAGACGGATAAACCAACTGGCGCATCCCATAATAAGCAAATTGTATAAAGTCGCACCTGCGCCATTGAACGCGCCCGCTAAAATCATACTGGTCAGAGTGAATGGAATAGCGAGTATATTCCATTTGAGATACGTGATGGCTTCTTGGGCAACAGCGGGGTCGCGTGTCAGTATATTCACGCAGGGAGTGATGAACTGCCAGAAGATAATGGAAAACAATGTAATTGAAATCAATCCAAGAAAGAGGATTCTGTAACCACATTTTTTTGCTTCTTCAGGCTGTCTCGCTCCGAGATAGTGGCCGATAAGAATTCCGGCTGTCATGTTGAAAGCAAATGCAGGTAAAAACAACAATGCCTCTATTCGTAAACCTATAGCCATGCCAGCGAGAGCATTGACAGCATTCCAGGGAAGAGCTGCTGTTATTGCGTAAAGGACAAGGTAGCCAGAGTGCCATACGATTTGCATCAGTCCTGAAGGCCATGAAACCTTGGCAAGGTAGGGGAGCGCTCTTTTTATCCAGCGCAGTGGTGGAAAACTTTTGAATTTAAGGACTCCCTGGCGTGCCAATATGAATATATTAAGCAAGGCTCCTGCCGTAACAGAGCCAAAGGTTGCCCATGCGAGTCCTTTAAAACCTATATCCGGCATACCAAACCAACCAAGGCCGAGGCCAAGATCGAGAAAAGTATTCATCAGAGTGACAAGAATCATTGAATAAAGTGGGTATATGACTTGTTTTCGTGCTCTGAAAATCGCATTCGTAATGAGGAGTATATAATATGATGGTAGCAGAATGAGATAGACCGCAAGAAAATATTCAGTCACTGGCCGCATGGTGGGTGGAACCTGAAGTGCTGTGACAAGAAAGTCTTTAAGCGGAAGACCGAAGAGAAGGAAAATACCGCCGAAGATTGCCGCGAGAATGAGAGAAAGACCCACATAGCGTTCAACACGTTTGTAGAGACCTGCTCCCAAAGATTGGCTGATAGCTGCGACTGATCCGTTTGCCACGGCCATGGCAATGACTAACAGGAAGAAAAGTGATTGGGATATGATTCCTAACGACGCCTGTACTTCTCGGTTAATGTACCCAGCGACCCAGACATCAGCCAAGCCGATACAGAAATGGAAGACCATCATAATGAGTTGAGGCCATGCCAAATGCCATATCGTGCGGTATGGGGCCCGCTTCATATCAATTGCAGTATTTTGTTCAGACATTCTTAGGGGGGATAAAGATTATTGGCAGACCTTACTCAAGGGTTGTAGCTGAATAATAGGTCTTCATTTTGCTTTGCCAAGGGGGAATGATTATTTTCTTGGAACTCTTTCGAGAGCTTCAAGATTTCTATCAATATGGAGCCTAGATTGCATGGATGATTTCGTCCATGAAAGTTGTCAAATAGGATTTTTGAGAGGGCATCCCAGCTTAATGCTCGGCTGGATGAATAGAGATAAATCGTTGAAACTAGTGCTGGTGAGGCATATCGCCTTCTTCGTGGACATGTGTATGTGTATGGGGCTTAAGTTCGCCCGGTTGGATTTTCCCATTACGCATCGCAACGAATGTATCTGTTGTGGCCGCAAGAAAATCTGGTTCATGTGATACCACGAGACGGGCCATATCAAGACCGTTCAATATTTCGATGAGTCTTTTCTTGGCTTCAGGGGAAAGGCCTGTTGTCGGCTCGTCCAGTATGAGTACCTCTGGCTCCATGGAGAGTATGGTCGCTAGGGCAACAAGTTTTTTTTCTCCTCCTGATAATCTGTATGGGACACGGTTCTCAAAGCCCGCCAGTCCAACTCGGTTGAGAGCTTCGATAGCTTTTTCCCGTGCTTGAT comes from the Pseudodesulfovibrio piezophilus C1TLV30 genome and includes:
- a CDS encoding MATE family efflux transporter; the protein is MSEQNTAIDMKRAPYRTIWHLAWPQLIMMVFHFCIGLADVWVAGYINREVQASLGIISQSLFFLLVIAMAVANGSVAAISQSLGAGLYKRVERYVGLSLILAAIFGGIFLLFGLPLKDFLVTALQVPPTMRPVTEYFLAVYLILLPSYYILLITNAIFRARKQVIYPLYSMILVTLMNTFLDLGLGLGWFGMPDIGFKGLAWATFGSVTAGALLNIFILARQGVLKFKSFPPLRWIKRALPYLAKVSWPSGLMQIVWHSGYLVLYAITAALPWNAVNALAGMAIGLRIEALLFLPAFAFNMTAGILIGHYLGARQPEEAKKCGYRILFLGLISITLFSIIFWQFITPCVNILTRDPAVAQEAITYLKWNILAIPFTLTSMILAGAFNGAGATLYNLLIMGCASWFIRLPLAYGLGHLWMQDAEGIWIAMFCSQIVQSLTLVYFYTFKNWQRFAMIKNRNGNRTSAAHKESA
- a CDS encoding energy-coupling factor ABC transporter ATP-binding protein → MSKKVIELSEVIYAFPGRKNALTGLNFHLHEGEKIGLFGPNGAGKTTMLHILMGLIRPQNGTISLFERPIDSDHKFAQARLKIGFLFQNSDDQLFCPTVLDDVAFGPLNQGLTKDQAREKAIEALNRVGLAGFENRVPYRLSGGEKKLVALATILSMEPEVLILDEPTTGLSPEAKKRLIEILNGLDMARLVVSHEPDFLAATTDTFVAMRNGKIQPGELKPHTHTHVHEEGDMPHQH
- a CDS encoding DUF2156 domain-containing protein, which codes for MTLDFGPISLDRQDDYHIAMTGCPQLMTSDFSFANIFGWAEHYGLEWAFHKDLCFIRQTRPEVIYWAPVGPWDKYAWVDCSIMKEAQRFTRVPEALANHWEKAYGSAIKLTENRGHWDYIYSVEELIALKGKKFHKKKNLLNQFIKNSNFQYESMRPECVEEVLEMQDEWYKWYEENNPSEAIKAENHAITRVMLNFDQIKGLMGATLRVDGKVIAYTVAEPLCDDSIVIHFEKGDIRHKGVYQAINQMFLKNDADTFTNVNREQDLGDEGLRKAKLSYNPSFFLKKFEAIVS
- a CDS encoding ATP-dependent helicase; the encoded protein is MSIDFETELNDAQREAVQTTEGPVLVIAGAGSGKTRTIVYRLAHLVESGIDPAQILLLTFTKKAAQEMLARAEVILGRPLTGTSGGTFHSFAYATLRRNAADIGFNNGFTLMDRADSENICKEVKDVFKLGKGDRSYPRKSTLLDMITKSRNKELPIEIIMEREAYHLSPYLDDINEISNGYAQFKREHALMDYDDLLFLLDQLLEENAPLRNQLQTRYRYIMVDEYQDTNLVQARIVKHLAGSKGNVMAVGDDAQSIYAFRGANIANILDFPKIFEGTKIIRLEKNYRSVQPILDLTNEILAGAATKFDKHLYSDLKSDKLPEVVYPLSDQSQARLVVDQILTLQRKYMLHEIAVLFRAGYQSFPLEVALTRIGIDYQKFGGIRFHEAAHVKDVLSYLRLVLNPHDLLAWQRAMDHIKGVGPKTVAKIYKAMHSGDSKYLTTITKKHEDLRALFNELNTLRGLTPKPSMLLERIMSFYQPILIEKYPDDYPKRQAGLEQLSQIAVSYSDMEQFLGDLSLNGDPEDEKRKENSVVLSTVHSAKGLEWKAVIIIDLVEDRFPSRKAMQRAEDLEEERRLMYVACTRAKDCLKLFVPSSVYNRASGMSDPTLPSPFILELPNETFERLNESYGGGMEKRTRPETHPQLGTTRQQTHTESNTDTKNKKNTVKLGFCKHKIFGKGKIIAQPEPNKFKINFPGFGIKTIIGDYIEMI
- a CDS encoding alkaline phosphatase family protein, with product MSILLSSEKSRKRLVVLGLDGLPLSLAQKIGHILPNIGRIASEATTVKAEIPELSPVNWTSFFTGKGPEDHGVFGFSTMNTQTYELSITDSRQIQCPTLFDTLGKHDFISRIINLPNMYPAQPIRGMLVAGFVAHSLPDAVYPPFLADKLHDYEYKLEADTNRGATDLEYLLRELRQTLHSRLKALDLMWPDLAWDLFVHVFTETDRLFHFFMDAVLSESHPLHVKCMQFLAEWDHALGLFLKKYDSLPAPKRLLVLADHGFTELKTEVCVNTWLAQNGDLTYQGTPQDEWDATVIGDESKAFALDPGRIYIHQKNRFARGQVMPSEKKDLIRVIRKGLLDLTLNGEKVMADVHMGPELYPGTQSAEVPDLICQAYPGFDLKAKFDRTNLFGFHGRTGTHTVEGAIFYDSQGSKPARMRDTGQTILEYFNIADS